Sequence from the Motilibacter aurantiacus genome:
CGCCGACGGGCCGGCGCCGTCGGGAGCCCCCGACAGCGCCGGGCCGGTGCCGAACGGTCAGCCGTTCCCCGTCGAGAGGATGTCCTCGCGGACGGCCACCGCGAGCGCCTCCAGCTTGGAGTGCACGCCGAGCTTCGCCAGCAGGTTCGCGACGTGGTTGCGCACGGTGTTCACGCTGACCGCGAGCTCCTTCGCGATCGCCGCGTTGCCGAGGCCCTCGGCGATGAGGGCGAGCACCTCCAGCTCACGGGGGGTGAGGTCCGACCCCAGACCGCTGCGGGCGCGGTGCAGCCGGGGAAGCAGCCGCGACAACAGCGCGGGGCTGACGAGCACCTCGCCGGCCGCCGCGGCGCGCACCGCCGCGATGAGGTCCTCCATCTTCCCGGTCTTGAGCAGGAAGCCCGAGCACCCGGCCTCGGTGGCCGCGACCAGGGTCGCGTCGTCGGTCACGGCGGTGACGACCACGACCTTGGCGCTCGGAGCCAGCGACTTGAGCTTCGGGATCTCGTCCACGCCGAGGCCGTCGGGCAGCCGGTGGTCCAGCAGCACGACGTCCGGCGGGTCGACCGCCACCCGCGACCGCGCGCCGGCCAGCGTGCCCACCGTGCCGACCACCTCGATGTCGCTCTCCTGCTCGAGCGCGAGGGCCACGCTCGAGGCCACCATCTCGTGGTCGTCGACGACGAGGACGCGGATCCTGCGGTCGTCCCCGTTGGCAGTCATGGTCGACATTGTGCCCGTGCCGACGGATGCGCTGTCGGCCACCTAGCGCACCGCCGCCTTCGCCCGGGCGGTGCCGCGCGGGCGGGGGGCCGGCCGGGCGCCGCCGGCCGTGCGCAGCCCCTGCCCACCGCCCATGCCGAGCATCTCGCGCAGGAAGCGGCCGGTGTGGCTGGTCGGGTGCGCGGCCACCTCCTCCGGAGTGCCTGTGGCGACCACGGTGCCGCCGCCCGTGCCGCCCTCCGGGCCCATGTCGATGACCCAGTCCGCGCTCTTGATGACGTCGAGGTTGTGCTCGATGACGAGCACGCTGTTGCCCTGGTCGACGAGCCGGCCGAGCACGCCGAGCAGCTTGCTGATGTCCTCGAAGTGCAGGCCGGTCGTCGGCTCGTCGAGCACGTAGATGGTGCGGCCGTTGGAGCGCTTCTGGAGCTCGGAAGCGAGTTTCACGCGTTGCGCTTCACCTCCGGACAGCGTCGGCGCCGGCTGGCCGAGGCGGACGTAGCCGAGGCCGACGTCCACGAGCGTCCGCAGGTGACGGGCGATGGCCGGGACGGCCGAGAAGAACTCGGCCGCCTCCTCGATCGGCATGTCGAGGACCTCGGCGATCGTCTTGCCCTTGAAGTGCACCTCGAGCGTCTCGCGGTTGTAGCGGGCGCCGTGGCACACCTCGCACGGGACGTAGACGTCCGGGAGGAAGTTCATCTCGATCTTGATGGTGCCGTCGCCGGAGCACGCCTCGCACCGGCCGCCCTTGACGTTGAAGGAGAACCGGCCGGGCAGGTATCCGCGGACCTTCGCCTCCGTCGTCTCCGCGAAGAGCTTGCGCATGTGGTCGAAGACGCCCGTGTAGGTCGCCGGGTTGCTGCGCGGGGTGCGGCCGATGGGGCTCTGGTCGACGTGCACGACCTTGTCGAGGTGCTCCAGCCCGGTGACCGTGCGGTGGCGGCCCGGCACCTGGCGGGCCTTGTTGAGCTTGTTCGCGAGGACCGTGTAGAGGATGTCGTTGACGAGCGTCGACTTGCCCGAGCCGCTGACACCGGTCACCGCGACCAGCTGCCCCAGTGGGAAGGCGACGTCGACGCCGTTGAGGTTGTGCTCGCGGGCCCCCTTGACCACCAGCTCGCGCCCCGGGTCACGGGGCCGCCGCGTGGCCGGGGTCGGGATCGACTTGCGGCCGGAGAGGTACGCCCCGGTCGGGGAGTCCGGGTTCGCGAGCAGCCCGGCGACGTCCCCGCTGTGGACGACCTGCCCTCCGTGCTCGCCGGCTCCCGGGCCGATGTCGACCACCCAGTCGGCGGTGCGGATGGTGTCCTCGTCGTGCTCCACGACGATCAGCGTGTTGCCGAGGTCGCGCAGCCGGGTGAGGGTGTCGATGAGCCGCCGGTTGTCGCGCTGGTGCAGCCCGATCGACGGCTCGTCGAGGACGTACAGCACCCCGACGAGGCCGGACCCGATCTGGGTGGCCAGCCGGATGCGCTGCGCCTCGCCGCCGGACAGCGTGCCCGCGGCCCGGTCGAGCGAGAGGTAGTCGAGCCCTACGTCGAGCAGGAAGCCGAGCCGCGCCCCGATCTCCTTGAGCACCCGCTCGGCGATCTGGCGCTGGCGCGGGGTGAGCTCGAGGTCGGCGAGGAACCCGGCGCACTCGCGGATCGGCAGGGCGCACACCTCGGCGATCGACCTGCCGCCGACCGTGACGGCCAGGATCTCCGGCTTGAGCCGGGCCCCCTTGCACGCGGGGCAGGGGATCTCCCGCATGTAGCCCTCGTAGCGCTCGCGGCTCCACTCCGAGTCCGTCTCCGAGTGCCGGCGCTTCACGAACGGGATCGCGCCCTCGAAGCCGGTGAAGTACGACCGCTCGCGGCCGAAGCGGTTCTTGTACTTCACGTGGACCTGGTAGTCCAGGCCGTTCATCACCGCGTCCCGCGCCCGCTTCGGCAGCTTGCGCCACGGCTCGTCCAGGCTGAAGTCGAGCGACTCGGCCAGCGCCTGCAGCAGGCGGACGAAGTAGTCCGCCGACTGGCCGACCGCCCACGGCGCGACCGCGCCCTCCCGCAACGACAGGTCCTCGTCCGGGACCAGCAGCTCGGGGTCGACCTCGAGCCTGGTGCCGATGCCGGTGCACTCCGGGCACGCCCCGTAGGGCGCGTTGAAGGAGAAGGACCGCGGCTCGAGCTCCTCGAACGACAGGTCGTCGTAGAGGCAGGCCAGGTGCTCGCTGTAGACGCGCTCGCGGTTGGGGTCGTCCTCGGGCAGGTCGACGAAGTCGAAGACGACGAGCCCGCTGGCCAGGCCCAGCGCGGTCTCCACCGAGTCGGTGAGCCGCCGCTTGGCGGAGGCCTTGACCGAGAGCCGGTCGACGATCACCTCGATCGTGTGCTTGTAGCGCTTGTCGAGCTTGGGCGGCTCGCTGAGCTGGACGACCTCGCCGTCGACGCGGGCGCGGCTGTAGCCCTTGGTCTGGAGCTCGCCGAAGAGCTCGGCGTACTCCCCCTTGCGGCCGCGGACCACGGGCGCGAGCACCTGGAAGCGCGTGCCCTCCGGGTGCTCCATCACGCGGTCGACGATCTGCTGCGGGGTCTGCCGGGCGATCGGCCGGCCGCACTTGGGGCAGTGCGGCGTGCCCGCCCGGGACCAGAGCAGGCGGAGGTAGTCGTAGACCTCGGTGATCGTGCCCACCGTTGAGCGCGGGTTGCGGCTGGTCGACTTCTGGTCGATCGACACCGCCGGCGACAGGCCCTCGATGAAGTCGACGTCGGGCTTGTCCATCTGCCCGAGGAACTGTCGGGCGTAGGACGAGAGCGACTCGACGTAGCGGCGCTGGCCCTCGGCGAAGATCGTGTCGAACGCCAGGCTCGACTTGCCGGACCCGGACAGGCCGGTGAAGACGATCAGGCTGTCCCGGGGGAGGTCCAGGGAGACGTCCTTGAGGTTGTGCTCGCGCGCACCACGGACGATCAGGCGGTCGGCCACGGGCCCCTCTCGCATCTGCTGTGGGTAGTGCTCGGCCGCGCACGGGTGTGCGCCGGTCGATGTGCACGGACGTGCACGGGCTCCTGAACGGGGGCCGCGATCCATGCTAGGTGCCGCCACCGACAGTCGCCCGGGCCGCGATTGACGGCTCCCGCAGGGCCAACCGGCCGGACATGTCGGCTATGCCGACACCCACAAGCAGACGGCAACCGAGCGGCAACTGGATCTTCCTAACGTCGGCCCGGCCGCGGGAACCGCGGTGACCCGACGCTGCAGAAGGAACCATGAGCCCGAAGACCAGCACTCCGCAGAGCCCCGCCCTCGACCGCCGCACCCTGCTGAAGCGAGCGGGTGTCGCCGGTGCCGCGGCGGTGTGGGCCGTGCCCACGATCACCAGCACGGGCACCGCCTGGGCCGTCGGCAGCCCCGCGCCCGGCGGCGGCGACCCGGGCCCGGTCGCGACCGGCACGGTCAAGGGCAAGGTCGTCGACGGCGCCACGCTGCGGCCGATCCGCGGCGCAGCCGTCACCGCCGGCAGCGCGTCCACCACCACGGCAGCTGACGGCGCGTACACGCTCGCCGGGGTGGTCAGCGGCTCCGCGACGGTCACCGTCCAGGCGGCCGGCTACACGACCGCCACCGCCCAGGTCGACGTGCCCGCCGACACGACCACCACCCGGGACTTCGCGCTCTCCTCGGCCGGCAGCTTCCGCGCCATCCTCTCGTGGGGCAACGTCTCCGACCTCGACCTCTACGTCAGCGGCCCCAAGCCGGACGGCACCCGGTTCACCGCGGCGTACAACAACACCCGGCCGGTGCCCTACGTCTCGCTCGACGTCGACTCGCGCAACCCCGGCGGGACCGAGACGACCACGATCACGGTCGACACCCTGGGCGGCGCCTTCGTCCCGGGCGAGTACCGGGTCTGGGTGAACAACTACTCGGGCAGCCCCGCGTACGACGTGAACGGCGCCCGGCTGGCCCTCTTCGGCCCGGTGGCGCAGCTCGGCACGTGGGAGGCCGCCTCCGCGAGCGGGCTCGCCACGGACCGCATCTGGAACGTCGTCGCCTTCACGGTGGCCGCTGACGGTTCGGTGACCTCGCTCGACGTCCGGCAGCAGCGCCGGGCCGACGCCGCCGGCCTCTGACCGCCCTCGTCCTGACGCTAGTCCTGCGCTAGTCCTGCCCTAGTCCTGCGCTAGTCCTGCGCTAGTCCTGCGCTAGTCCTNNNNNNNNNNNNNNNNNNNNNNNNGGTCCTGCCCTCGTCCTGCCCTGCCCTCGCCGATCGCCGTCGCGGGCAGGCGGGGCAGGATGGCGCCGTGACCTACACCGGGGACGTACGCGTCGGCGGGCCCGCCGACGTGCTCGAGCTGCCCTCGCTGACGCTGATCAAGCTGGCGGTCGGGCCGATGGACAACAACGCCTACCTGCTGCGCTGCCGCGCCACCGGCGGGACAGTCCTGGTCGACGCCGCCGCCGAGCCCGAGCGGCTGCTCGCCCTCATCGACGAGCACGCGGCGGGTCGGCTCGACCGTGTCGTCACCACCCATCGGCACCAGGACCACTGGGGAGCGCTGTCCGCGGTCGTCGCGGCGACCGGGGCGCGGACGGCGGCAGGCCGTCCGGACGCGCCCGGCATACCCGTGCCGACCGACGACCTGCTCGAGGACGGGGACACGGTCCGCGTCGGCGAGGAGGGCTCGGGCGCGGCCCGGCTGCGCGTCGTCGCGCTCGTCGGGCACACGCCGGGGTCGGTGGCACTGGTCCTCGAGGAGTCCGAGCCGGAGCCGCACGTCCTCACCGGCGACTCGCTGTTCCCCGGCGGCGTCGGCAGGACCGGCTCCCCCGCGGACTTCATCTCACTGCTCGACGACGTGGAGCGCGAGCTCTTCGGCACGCTGCCCGACGCGGCCGTCGTGCATCCCGGCCACGGCCGCGACACCACGCTCGGGGCCGAGCGCCCGGCTCTCGGCGCCTGGCGCGCGCGCGGCTGGTGAGCGTCCCCGTGGGCAGCGCGGCTGCCTCGCACCGGCTCGGCCCGTACCTCGCGCTGGACGCCGTGGTGGAGGTCGACGTCGCCGACGCCCGGGCCGCCGCGTACCTGCGCCGCGCGCTCAGCGGGCTGCCGCCGGCGCCGGACGGCGCGCGGGCGGTCGCGTACCGCCTGATCAGCGACGACCGGGGGCACGTGCTGGAGCGCAACGGTGAGCCCGTGCTCGTGGAGCCGGACCGGCCGTGGCTGCCGGCCGCCTACCTGCTCTGGCACCTGAACCGCGACGCGGTGGCCGCGACCCTGCCCCGGGCGACGGTGCTGCACGCTGCGGCCGCCTCCTGGGCGGGCGCGACGGTGCTGCTGCCCGCGCCCATGGAGACCGGGAAGTCCACGCTCGTCACCGGGCTGGTACGGGCGGGCTTCGCGTACGTCAGCGACGAGGCCGTCGCCGTCGACCCGGCCACGCTGACGCTGACGAGGTACCCCAAGCCGATCGGCCTCGACCCCGGCTCCTGGCCCGTGCTCCCCGCAGCACGGCCGGCCGACGCGGACGTGCTGCCGGAGCAGTGGCTGGTCGACGCTCCCGGCCTGCCCGGCTCAGGCGGCATCGCCCCGGACCCGGTGCCGCCGGCCCGGCTCGTCGTTCTCGCGTCGTACGCGCCCGGCACGCAGACGCGGCTGGAGCCGATGACGCCTGGCTCGGCGGTGCTGCAGATGGCCCGTAGCTGCTTCGGCTGGCCGGGGACCGCCCGCCGTGACCTGCCCGTCCTGGCCCGGCTGGCCGAGACCGTCCGGGCGGTACGGCTGCACCGCGGGGAGCTGGACGAGGCGGTGGCGGCCGTGCGCGCCGCGCTCGAGGAGGAGGCGGCATGACCGGGTCCCCACGGCTGCGCGCCGGCGTCCTGTGGGTGGACGTGGCCGACGAGCGGGTCGGCTACGACGAGGAGGCCGGTCGGCTGCACCTGCTCAGCCCGGTGGGGGCGGCGGTGGCCGCCCTGCTGGAGCAGGGACGCTCGACCGACGAGGTCGTCGACGAGCTGGTCGTGGCGTCCGGCCGGTCCCACGCCGACGTCGGCGCAGCGGTGTCGCAGGTCCTGCGCTCGCTGGCCGACGAAGGCCTGCTCGCCGACCCCGCCGAGGACCGATAGCTCCCGGCGAGGCCGGGCCGTCCTCAGCCGTGCAGGCCGGCGCCCTCGACCCGTTCGCGCTCCTGCGCGGACAGGTCGACCGCGGGCTCGGTGCGGGACTCGCCGGGCCGACCCGTACCGGCCGCGGCGGAGGAGCCGTCCTTGCCGAGCGATACCGGGCCGCCGAGGCCGTTGAGCCCCGGGGGCAGGGCCGGAAGGGCCGCGACCGCCTGCGGCTGGGCGCGGCCCCACTCGAGCTCGACGTCGCGCAGCAGCGCCTCGAGGTACGCCCGCAGCTGCACCCGGGTCACCTGCCCGAACGCCCGCAGGTAGGCGACCTGCTCCTCGAGCTCCTGTCGCGTGCGGGCGGTGTCCGAGGCGGCGCCGGGCCCGTCCTCGCCCGTCGCGGCCACGCTGGCCCCCGCGGGCAGAGCCGGAGCCCCGTTGGCCTGCTGCTGGGCCGCCGCACTGGCCTCCAGCGCGACCCGCTCGGCGTTGTCGAGGATCGCCTTGGCCCGGGTGCGGGCCTCCTCGACCAGCTCCTCGGCGTGCTGGCGGGCGTCGCTCGTGACACGCCGGCTGTACTGCTCGGCGTCGGCGACGTACTGGTCCGCGGTCTGCTGCGCCGCAGAGAGCACGCGGACGGCCTGCAGGGACGCGGCGTCGCGCCGCTCGCCCCCACCCTCCGCGCCGTCGGAGCTCGACACCTGCTCCTTGAGCCGGATCACCTCGTCCCGCAGCTCGCCCTTCTCGCGGATGAGCCGGGTGAGCTCCACCTGGACGCGCTCGAGGAAGACGTCGACCTCCGTCACGTCGTAACCGCGGCGCCCGAGGCCGGAGCGGCCGAACAGGACGCTGTGCACGTCGGCCGGGCTCAGCCGGCGCGCCCACTCCTGGCTGTCGGCGACAGAGTTCGTCGGGGTCGTCATGACGTCAAGCTCCCTTCGGCACTGGGCCCCGGCCGGCTCGGGGCGAACCTCTCCGCTCGGATGCGGTGCTCCGGCACGCCCGCCTTGACGAGCTCCTTGACGGTCTCGTCCACCATCGACGGCGACCCGCACACGTACACGTCCCGGCTCGCCCACGGCCCGTCGCGGACCACGATGTCGCTGACCAGGCCCTTCTCCCCGGCGAAGCCGTCCTCGTCGG
This genomic interval carries:
- a CDS encoding DivIVA domain-containing protein, translating into MTTPTNSVADSQEWARRLSPADVHSVLFGRSGLGRRGYDVTEVDVFLERVQVELTRLIREKGELRDEVIRLKEQVSSSDGAEGGGERRDAASLQAVRVLSAAQQTADQYVADAEQYSRRVTSDARQHAEELVEEARTRAKAILDNAERVALEASAAAQQQANGAPALPAGASVAATGEDGPGAASDTARTRQELEEQVAYLRAFGQVTRVQLRAYLEALLRDVELEWGRAQPQAVAALPALPPGLNGLGGPVSLGKDGSSAAAGTGRPGESRTEPAVDLSAQERERVEGAGLHG
- the uvrA gene encoding excinuclease ABC subunit UvrA, with the translated sequence MADRLIVRGAREHNLKDVSLDLPRDSLIVFTGLSGSGKSSLAFDTIFAEGQRRYVESLSSYARQFLGQMDKPDVDFIEGLSPAVSIDQKSTSRNPRSTVGTITEVYDYLRLLWSRAGTPHCPKCGRPIARQTPQQIVDRVMEHPEGTRFQVLAPVVRGRKGEYAELFGELQTKGYSRARVDGEVVQLSEPPKLDKRYKHTIEVIVDRLSVKASAKRRLTDSVETALGLASGLVVFDFVDLPEDDPNRERVYSEHLACLYDDLSFEELEPRSFSFNAPYGACPECTGIGTRLEVDPELLVPDEDLSLREGAVAPWAVGQSADYFVRLLQALAESLDFSLDEPWRKLPKRARDAVMNGLDYQVHVKYKNRFGRERSYFTGFEGAIPFVKRRHSETDSEWSRERYEGYMREIPCPACKGARLKPEILAVTVGGRSIAEVCALPIRECAGFLADLELTPRQRQIAERVLKEIGARLGFLLDVGLDYLSLDRAAGTLSGGEAQRIRLATQIGSGLVGVLYVLDEPSIGLHQRDNRRLIDTLTRLRDLGNTLIVVEHDEDTIRTADWVVDIGPGAGEHGGQVVHSGDVAGLLANPDSPTGAYLSGRKSIPTPATRRPRDPGRELVVKGAREHNLNGVDVAFPLGQLVAVTGVSGSGKSTLVNDILYTVLANKLNKARQVPGRHRTVTGLEHLDKVVHVDQSPIGRTPRSNPATYTGVFDHMRKLFAETTEAKVRGYLPGRFSFNVKGGRCEACSGDGTIKIEMNFLPDVYVPCEVCHGARYNRETLEVHFKGKTIAEVLDMPIEEAAEFFSAVPAIARHLRTLVDVGLGYVRLGQPAPTLSGGEAQRVKLASELQKRSNGRTIYVLDEPTTGLHFEDISKLLGVLGRLVDQGNSVLVIEHNLDVIKSADWVIDMGPEGGTGGGTVVATGTPEEVAAHPTSHTGRFLREMLGMGGGQGLRTAGGARPAPRPRGTARAKAAVR
- a CDS encoding MBL fold metallo-hydrolase, whose translation is MTYTGDVRVGGPADVLELPSLTLIKLAVGPMDNNAYLLRCRATGGTVLVDAAAEPERLLALIDEHAAGRLDRVVTTHRHQDHWGALSAVVAATGARTAAGRPDAPGIPVPTDDLLEDGDTVRVGEEGSGAARLRVVALVGHTPGSVALVLEESEPEPHVLTGDSLFPGGVGRTGSPADFISLLDDVERELFGTLPDAAVVHPGHGRDTTLGAERPALGAWRARGW
- a CDS encoding PqqD family protein → MTGSPRLRAGVLWVDVADERVGYDEEAGRLHLLSPVGAAVAALLEQGRSTDEVVDELVVASGRSHADVGAAVSQVLRSLADEGLLADPAEDR
- a CDS encoding carboxypeptidase-like regulatory domain-containing protein, which produces MSPKTSTPQSPALDRRTLLKRAGVAGAAAVWAVPTITSTGTAWAVGSPAPGGGDPGPVATGTVKGKVVDGATLRPIRGAAVTAGSASTTTAADGAYTLAGVVSGSATVTVQAAGYTTATAQVDVPADTTTTRDFALSSAGSFRAILSWGNVSDLDLYVSGPKPDGTRFTAAYNNTRPVPYVSLDVDSRNPGGTETTTITVDTLGGAFVPGEYRVWVNNYSGSPAYDVNGARLALFGPVAQLGTWEAASASGLATDRIWNVVAFTVAADGSVTSLDVRQQRRADAAGL
- a CDS encoding response regulator transcription factor, whose protein sequence is MTANGDDRRIRVLVVDDHEMVASSVALALEQESDIEVVGTVGTLAGARSRVAVDPPDVVLLDHRLPDGLGVDEIPKLKSLAPSAKVVVVTAVTDDATLVAATEAGCSGFLLKTGKMEDLIAAVRAAAAGEVLVSPALLSRLLPRLHRARSGLGSDLTPRELEVLALIAEGLGNAAIAKELAVSVNTVRNHVANLLAKLGVHSKLEALAVAVREDILSTGNG